A single window of Nicotiana sylvestris chromosome 3, ASM39365v2, whole genome shotgun sequence DNA harbors:
- the LOC138888469 gene encoding uncharacterized protein: protein MANQVIIGALFQEGTSQVIPPYFNGQHFSHWKVRMEIYAKAYDVKVWRVIKKENYPLPAVTPPLADPEDIDSYTKEKMEVVQVNNKTRNLLYNAISGEEYEKISSCDTAKEMWDKLEVTYEGTSKVKETHINMLVHDYELFSMKEGDSIEEMFVRFSKIIINLKVFGKPYISGDQVRKILRSLPTTWKTKVVTLESQDLNKLSYDELRGELIAFEKTYFKKTSQEEKWKTVAFKASTEIDENEIDDDPEALQEEIAMLSRNMDGLMRRFRNTRKGRIPPRRSRQYNEQDKNDGKCYECGRFGHIQAKCPDLKRKISRGFNKNKSFGSWSDEDSSEHEEIANLCFMTILKNEMNKSSGCWTDEDTSDDECKDENENCFMARGETSEVRSYNCERCNELQDILDLTLKESQKMMNELKRLNVEVKDWKLKHEVCEI from the coding sequence atggcaaATCAAGTTATCATAGGAGCTCTCTTCCAggaaggaacttcacaagttaTACCACCATACTTCAATGGACAACATTTCTCTCACTGGAAAGTGCGTATGGAGATATATGCCAAGGCATATGATGTTAAAGTTTGGAGAGTCATCAAAAAGGAGAACTATCCTTTGCCAGCTGTCACTCCACCACTTGCTGATCCTGAAGATATAGACTCGTATACAAAAGAGAAAATGGAAGTGGTACAAGTTAACAATAAAACGAGAAACTTGCTTTATAATGCCATAAGTGGTGAAGAGTATGAGAAAATCTCTAGCTGTGACACAGCCAAAGAAATGTGGGACAAGCTTGAGGTTACATACGAAGGAACCAGCAAAGTAAAGGAAACACATATCAACATGTTGGTTCATGATTACGAACTCTTTTCAATGAAAGAAGGAGATTCTATTGAAGAGATGTTTGTCAGATTTAGCAAAATAATTATCAATCTAAAAGTATTTGGCAAACCATATATAAGTGGTGATCAAGTCAGAAAAATTCTCAGAAGCCTACCAACCACTTGGAAGACCAAAGTAGTCACACTTGAATCTCAGGATCTAAATAAGTTATCCTATGATGAACTACGAGGAGAACTCATAGCCTTTGAAAAGACATATTTCAAGAAGACTAGtcaagaagaaaaatggaaaacagtCGCATTCAAGGCCTCAACTGAAATAGATGAAAATGAAATCGATGATGATCCTGAAGCTCTACAAGAAGAGATTGCTATGCTATCAAGAAACATGGATGGCTTAATGAGAAGATTCAGGAATACGAGGAAAGGTAGAATTCCACCTAGGCGATCCAGACAATACAACGAACAGGacaaaaatgatggaaaatgctatgagtgtggaagaTTTGGACACATTCAAGCTAAGTGCCCagatctaaaaagaaaaatttccaGAGGATTTAACAAGAACAAATCTTTTGGAAGTTGGAGCGATGAAGACAGTTCAGAACACGAAGAGATAGCAAATCTTTGCTTCATGACGATTCTGAAAAATGAGATGAACAAATCCTCAGGATGTTGGACGGATGAGGACACCTCAGATGACGAATGCAAAGATGAAAATGAGAACTGTTTCATGGCACGAGGTGAAACAAGTGAGGTAAGATCTTATAACTGTGAAAGATGCAATGAATTGCAGGATATTCTTGATTTAACTTTGAAAGAGtctcaaaaaatgatgaatgagCTTAAGAGACTCAATGTAGAAGTTAAGGACTGGAAACTCAAACATGAAGTATGTGAAATTTAA